The following coding sequences lie in one Burkholderia cepacia genomic window:
- a CDS encoding efflux RND transporter periplasmic adaptor subunit — MNRSGSRAALLIGAALVLAACHPKESAPPAPRPVVALPAQADTAAAARTLPGDIQPRYATPLSFRIAGKIVERKVRLGDTVKVGQVVALLDPSDVEKNAASAQAQLDAATHSLAFAKQQLDRDRAQAQENLIATAQLEQTQNSYTSALAQRDQAQQQLALAKNQLRYATLVADHAGYITAEQADTGQNVSAGQPVYQLAWSGDVDVVSDVPEAALASLAPGHAATVTLPSLPGRQFAAKVREIAPAADPQSRTYRVKLTLATPDPAIRLGMTANVALDGAPASGDAQPVTLPATALFHDGAQPAVWVVRTKDDTLELRRVEVARFNERTVTVSHGLQPGERVVLQGVHTVSAGEKVRPIAPLHPEDFAS, encoded by the coding sequence GTGAATCGCTCCGGTTCCCGCGCCGCGCTGCTGATCGGCGCCGCGCTCGTCCTTGCCGCCTGCCACCCGAAAGAATCCGCGCCGCCCGCCCCGCGCCCCGTCGTCGCGCTGCCCGCGCAGGCCGACACCGCCGCGGCCGCGCGCACGCTGCCTGGCGACATCCAGCCGCGCTACGCCACCCCGCTGTCGTTCCGCATCGCCGGCAAGATCGTCGAGCGCAAGGTGCGCCTCGGCGACACAGTCAAGGTCGGCCAGGTCGTCGCGCTGCTCGATCCGTCCGACGTCGAGAAAAACGCCGCGAGCGCACAGGCGCAGCTCGATGCCGCAACGCACAGCCTCGCGTTCGCGAAGCAGCAGCTCGACCGCGATCGCGCGCAGGCGCAAGAAAACCTGATCGCGACCGCGCAACTCGAACAGACCCAGAACAGCTATACGTCGGCGCTCGCGCAGCGCGACCAGGCGCAACAGCAGCTCGCGCTCGCGAAGAACCAGCTCCGCTACGCGACGCTCGTCGCCGATCATGCGGGCTACATCACCGCCGAACAGGCCGATACCGGCCAGAACGTGTCGGCCGGCCAGCCCGTCTACCAGCTCGCGTGGTCGGGCGATGTCGACGTCGTCAGCGACGTGCCCGAGGCCGCGCTCGCGTCGCTCGCGCCCGGCCATGCGGCGACCGTCACGCTGCCGTCGCTTCCGGGCCGCCAGTTCGCGGCGAAGGTGCGCGAAATCGCGCCGGCCGCCGATCCGCAAAGCCGCACCTATCGCGTGAAGCTGACGCTCGCGACGCCCGACCCGGCCATCCGGCTCGGGATGACCGCGAACGTCGCGCTCGACGGCGCGCCGGCCTCCGGCGACGCACAGCCGGTCACGCTGCCCGCGACCGCGCTGTTCCACGACGGCGCGCAACCGGCCGTGTGGGTCGTGCGCACGAAGGACGACACGCTCGAATTGCGTCGCGTCGAGGTAGCGCGCTTCAACGAGCGCACCGTGACCGTGTCGCACGGGCTGCAGCCGGGCGAGCGCGTCGTGCTCCAGGGCGTGCATACGGTCAGCGCGGGCGAGAAGGTGCGCCCGATCGCGCCGCTGCATCCGGAGGACTTCGCATCGTGA